From the Phaeodactylum tricornutum CCAP 1055/1 chromosome 24, whole genome shotgun sequence genome, one window contains:
- a CDS encoding predicted protein, with product MLGSIAWRALMRRNVIYRRRNWIGSLLEIALPVFFVGILVLTKWAVENSGENTGTEVIPEFIPDGSRALTPLTFQDYVTAMQAKRVCQTSESFFPGSGDGLSITGMPAEGFNWQVPFVKCDVRFCDQDGQDASNFCEYAMVAVAGSSSTDQGGAARASAFASWMYERYPALRTSMPFLFDFVQVFDSPEEMDTYVRDTRYGDSEFPKIGMGIVFEGNAADSYSYWLRQNSTNFNNPKEEARPAVRTTPATDQFLAKFAKEDDVCVPEDGSPNQGPFQDSCTGQYVYNGVLTMQRLVNDFILADSGAEAQGIFVAEAGVQYVQFPARSFETTGFFGDIAEVMPLQVILGFLYPVASMIGFICREKELRQKELMKMMSVTESDIGWSWFISFAVFHIVTATIVSAVSGAMFKNSTGFYLWIFWVLTLMSTVVFSMAVATLASKATRGILIGLLLFFIGVFFSISIDYQDASSGLLSLLSLHPAAAFGFGLQEIGNLEDRGVGAQSSSVGESDYPSGYTFNSAINSLIGDIILWGLLTFYLNRVIKPDYGQAQPWHFPCTALFKCCGFGQGDGMDDMDHAHHAEIEDSVPNEPVGDALQRQSEGKNIEILGLRKDFGNKTAVDNFSLSMYSGQITALLGHNGAGKTTTIGMLTGALAPTAGSATVAGRDIRRDMTNIRKDIGICLQHDCLFPMLTVREHVQFFARLKGQYKIMSKEDAEAQIDQVIQDVALSEKRNTFSKNLSGGMKRKLSVAIAFCGGSSVVLLDEPTSGMDPFSRRFTWNVIRQYRQDRCIILTTHFMDEADILGDRIAIMSEGRLRCCGSSLFLKKTYGVGYQLVIEKLAAKAAIKNGDTGASASTMDALHGNDDKLKRIVTDNVHEASLLSNVGSEMSYQLPMGAASKFTPMFEGLDEEIDKGIISSYGVSITTLDEVFLLVARGESTEKAELASSRQIGSNGATPLAADADKSQRSRMDLENDRLFTTHVKALFRKRAANFRRDKKAWVCTTIVPCLFVLIGLIILTFAPVDRDLPPIELTLDDYNVDFTGMPRNPIVFNNPQSSFTCQPGSCAYSFPASLSLFNSSTVFPASQYGAIFYKHEVGSVTDSNIAYNESVFSQCVANTVNYTNVEDCGRFGGVGYIIQYNFTALHVSPLFQSLADQALAREALNSDTFTIQTKLAPLPITKLEGNFGKAEDAFSAWFLVVLSFPFISGAFATFVVSERESKAKHLQTVAGVEPSAYWISTFFWDVMNYQFPLWITVILFFAFGVDILTTTERGVVGGVIAILFLYGPASAGFTYCLSFAFSSPSLCNVFMIISGFLIGMGGPLTAFILTLLGNENPAEPKQNLIDAANIVIWVLRFIPAFNLGKGLFYAINIETLDFLENERVVAWSEPVLLIEVIFLALESVLYMLLAIQIDKWSSNPRAVSIWRKFVRFITFQCFCGPKSKDAMDITTAIPDDDDVLAEQERVLSGGANEDLIVISKLTKCYDNGKLAVNNMSLGIPPGQCFGLLGINGAGKTTTMQMLTAEFPPTTGDATLAGFSVANEPEKTRRRIGYCPQFDAHFDNMTGREHVELYAAIKGIPLEFVKEAAATKLTEVGLSDKDSDRLAAGYSGGMKRRLSLACAMIGQPQVVFLDECSTGVDPVARREIWQLISDMVTGANVAADEKTSVILTTHSMEECEALCPQIGIMANGRLRCLGSAQHLKNKFGQGFQVELKVKILHNEDIDYRKNLTKIAESKGAHIDEETGDVKDDVFFNVDECQKTLQLLTGDTYLSDMIGTHNPSGYLVYKSASSGLATLEEIAAFATNELRMRDLDAFIKEQYPHSVLRERQDSKARYEVPSQGIRISQIFSSIEENKEVLMLADYGVSQTSLEQVFNMHAAEAEKLKQGRDDS from the exons ATGCTGGGTTCCATTGCCTGGCGCGCATTGATGCGCCGGAATGTGATTTATCGTCGTCGCAACTGGATCGGATCG CTTCTCGAGATTGCCTTGCCCGTCTTCTTTGTCGGTATATTGGTCTTGACCAAATGGGCCGTCGAAAACTCGGGTGAGAACACCGGAACGGAGGTGATTCCGGAATTCATTCCGGACGGCAGTCGCGCTCTGACCCCCTTGACCTTTCAAGATTACGTCACCGCGATGCAAGCCAAGCGCGTGTGTCAGACAAGCGAGAGTTTCTTTCCCGGCAGCGGGGACGGACTCTCGATCACCGGGATGCCCGCGGAAGGCTTCAACTGGCAGGTGCCCTTCGTCAAATGTGACGTACGCTTTTGCGACCAAGACGGACAGGATGCCAGCAACTTTTGTGAGTACGCCATGGTGGCCGTCGCCGGATCTTCCTCCACGGATCAAGGCGGCGCCGCCCGGGCCTCCGCCTTTGCCTCCTGGATGTACGAACGCTATCCCGCACTCCGCACGTCGATGCCCTTTTTGTTCGATTTCGTCCAGGTCTTTGATTCCCCTGAAGAAATGGACACGTACGTGAGGGATACTCGCTACGGGGATTCAGAATTTCCCAAAATTGGCATGGGCATCGTGTTTGAAGGAAACGCGGCCGACTCGTATTCGTACTGGTTGCGCCAG AACTCGACTAATTTCAACAATCCCAAAGAAGAAGCCCGTCCTGCGGTCCGTACTACTCCAGCAACGGATCAGTTCTTGGCGAAATTTGCCAAGGAGGACGACGTTTGCGTTCCGGAAGATGGTTCACCGAACCAGGGTCCTTTCCAAGATTCCTGTACCGGACAGTATGTCTACAACGGTGTGCTAACCATGCAACGTTTGGTCAATGACTTTATTTTAGCCGATTCCGGTGCCGAAGCTCAGGGAATTTTTGTAGCCGAAGCTGGGGTTCAGTACGTGCAGTTTCCCGCCCGATCTTTCGAAACAACGGGTTTCTTTGGAGACATTGCCG AGGTGATGCCGTTGCAGGTCATTCTAGGCTTTCTCTACCCAGTTGCCTCCATGATTGGATTCATTTGCCGTGAAAAGGAACTTCGGCAAAAGGAGCTCATGAAAATGATGAGCGTGACCGAATCAGACATTGGCTGGTCTTGGTTCATTTCGTTCGCCGTCTTCCATATCGTCACGGCTACCATTGTCTCCGCTGTTTCGGGAGCCATGTTTAAGAACTCAACAGGCTTTTACCTCTGGATCTTTTGGGTCTTGACGCTCATGTCGACTGTCGTATTCTCAATGGCAGTTGCGACGCTGGCGTCTAAAGCGACACGCGGAATTTTGATCGGGCTGCTTTTGTTCTTTATTGgtgttttcttttcaatttccATTGACTACCAAGACGCCAGTAGCGGTTTACTCTCTCTTTTGAGCCTGCACCCAGCCGCCGCCTTTGGGTTTGGTTTGCAAGAAATTGGTAATTTAGAGGACCGAGGTGTCGGCGCACAAAGCAGCAGTGTGGGAGAGTCGGACTACCCTTCAGGTTACACATTCAACAGCGCGATAAATTCTTTGATTGGAGATATTATTCTCTGGGGATTACTCACTTTCTACCTCAATCGTGTTATTAAACCGGATTATGGCCAGGCGCAACCTTGGCACTTCCCGTGTACAGCTCTTTTCAAGTGCTGCGGATTTGGTCAAGGTGACGGTATGGACGACATGGACCATGCGCACCATGCGGAAATTGAAGATTCTGTGCCGAACGAGCCTGTCGGTGACGCACTGCAACGCCAATCCGAAGGGAAGAATATTGAAATTCTTGGATTGCGTAAGGATTTTGGAAACAAGACGGCGGTAGACAATTTTAGTCTCAGCATGTACAGCGGACAAATCACGGCGTTGCTGGGACACAATGGTGCGGGAAAG ACGACGACCATTGGAATGCTCACCGGTGCTCTCGCGCCGACAGCAGGATCCGCAACCGTGGCGGGCAGAGATATCCGTCGAGACATGACCAATATCCGTAAGGATATTGGTATTTGTTTGCAACACGACTGCCTCTTCCCTATGTTGACCGTACGCGAACACGTACAATTCTTTGCTCGTTTGAAGGGACAGTATAAGATAATGTCGAAGGAAGACGCGGAAGCGCAGATTGACCAAGTCATTCAGGACGTTGCCCTTTCAGAAAAGCGCAACACTTTCTCGAAAAACCTAAGTGGCGGCATGAAACGCAAACTAAGCGTAGCAATAGCCTTCTGTGGAGGAAGCAGCGTTGTGCTCTTGGATGAACCTACCAGTGGAATGGATCCTTTCTCTCGTCGGTTCACCTGGAATGTCATCCGTCAATACCGCCAAGATCGCTGCATCATTCTCACAACTCACTTTATG GATGAAGCCGACATTCTTGGAGATCGGATTGCAATCATGTCGGAAGGTCGTCTGCGATGTTGCGGAAGctctttgtttttgaaaaagacgtACGGAGTCGGTTATCAGCTTGTAATTGAGAAGCTCGCCGCCAAAGCTGCAATCAAGAATGGAGATACTGGTGCGAGCGCAAGCACGATGGATGCTCTTCACGGTAATGACGATAAGTTGAAACGAATTGTCACGGATAATGTTCACGAGGCCTCTTTATTGAGTAACGTTGGATCTGAGATGAGTTACCAATTGCCAATGGGTGCGGCCTCCAAGTTTACGCCCATGTTTGAAGGACTAGATGAGGAAATTGACAAGGGCATCATAAGTTCTTATGGAGTCAGCATCACAACACTGGATGAAGTGTTTCTCTTGGTGGCTAGAGGAGAGTCTACTGAGAAGGCCGAGCTTGCTTCCTCCAGGCAAATTGGCTCGAATGGTGCCACTCCTTTAGCCGCGGATGCCGACAAGAGCCAACGCTCTCGAATGGATTTAGAGAACGACCGTCTTTTTACGACTCATGTCAAAGCTTTGTTTCGGAAGCGTGCCGCGAATTTCCGTCGTGACAAAAAGGCGTGGGTGTGCACTACGATTGTCCCATGCTTGTTTGTGCTGATTGGACTCATTATCCTTACTTTTGCTCCCGTCGATCGAGATTTACCACCTATTGAGCTGACTCTAGACGATTACAATGTTGATTTCACGGGAATGCCGCGGAATCCTATTGTCTTTAACAACCCTCAGAGTAGCTTTACCTGCCAACCAGGAAGTTGTGCGTACAGTTTCCCA GCGTCTTTGAGTTTGTTCAACTCCAGCACGGTGTTTCCTGCTTCTCAGTATGGCGCAATTTTCTATAAACATGAAGTGGGTAGCGTCACAGATTCCAACATTGCTTACAACGAATCAGTTTTTAGTCAATGTGTTGCGAACACGGTCAATTATACAAATGTGGAGGATTGTGGCAGATTTGGAGGAGTGGGATACATTATTCAGTACAACTTCACTGCTCTGCATGTGTCGCCTTTATTCCAGAGTCTAGCCGACCAGGCTTTAGCCAGAGAAGCTTTGAATTCTGATACTTTTACAATCCAGACGAAGCTGGCGCCGCTGCCTATTACTAAACTCGAAGGGAATTTCGGAAAAGCTGAGGATGCTTTTTCCGCATGGTTCCTTGTTGTCTTGAGTTTTCCATTTATATCTGGAGCTTTCGCAACCTTTGTTGTATCTGAGAGGGAATCGAAAGCGAAGCATTTACAAACGGTTGCCGGAGTTGAACCGTCGGCCTATTGGATTTCGACCTTTTTTTGGGACGTGATGAACTACCAATTTCCACTTTGGATTACCGTAATTTTGTTTTTCGCGTTCGGGGTTGACATCCTTACGACAACCGAGCGTGGCGTGGTTGGCGGAGTCATTGCGATTCTGTTCTTGTATGGACCTGCATCTGCTGGGTTCACGTACTGCCTCTCCTTTGCTTTTTCATCGCCGAGCTTGTGCAATGTCTTTATGATCATCAGTGGGTTTTTGATTGGCATGGGCGGACCTCTCACAGCTTTCATTTTGACCTTGCTTGGCAACGAAAACCCTGCTGAACCGAAGCAGAATTTGATTGACGCTGCCAATATCGTTATCTGGGTCCTTCGTTTCATCCCCGCGTTTAACCTTGGCAAAGGTCTTTTCTATGCTATCAACATCGAAACACTCGACTTTTTGGAGAACGAGCGTGTTGTCGCATGGTCTGAACCTGTCCTTCTCATCGAAGTCATTTTCTTGGCGTTGGAAAGCGTCCTTTACATGCTACTTGCGATTCAAATTGACAAGTGGTCCAGCAACCCCCGTGCTGTTTCTATCTGGCGTAAATTTGTCCGATTCATCACATTCCAGTGTTTCTGTGGTCCTAAATCAAAGGATGCAATGGATATAACTACCGCAATCcccgatgacgacgatgttCTTGCTGAACAGGAACGTGTCCTGTCTGGCGGGGCCAATGAGGATTTGATTGTAATCAGTAAGCTGACCAAATGCTACGACAATGGAAAGCTGGCTGTCAATAACATGTCGCTAGGTATTCCTCCTGGACAATGCTTTGGTCTTTTGGGTATCAATGGCGCGGgaaagacgacaacgatgcaaATGCTTACTGCTGAATTCCCACCAACTACTGGGGACGCGACATTAGCAGGCTTTAGCGTGGCGAACGAACCCGAAAAGACTCGTCGTCGCATTGGATATTGTCCTCAGTTTGATGCTCACTTCGATAATATGACGGGTCGAGAGCATGTTGAACTGTATGCCGCCATCAAAGGCATCCCATTGGAGTTTGTAAAGGAAGCTGCAGCTACGAAGCTCACAGAAGTTGGTCTGAGTGATAAAGACAGCGACCGTCTCGCGGCCGGTTACAGTGGTGGCATGAAGCGTCGTCTTTCTTTGGCTTGCGCCATGATTGGTCAACCCCAAGTTGTCTTCCTGGACGAATGCTCTACAGGAGTTGACCCGGTTGCCCGTCGCGAGATCTGGCAGCTCATCAGCGACATGGTCACAGGAGCCAACGTTGCCGCTGACGAGAAGACGTCGGTCATTTTGACGACTCACTCTATGGAAGAATGCGAAGCGCTCTGCCCACAGATCGGAATCATGGCGAACGGTCGTCTGCGCTGTCTCGGATCTGCGCAGCATCTGAAGAACAAGTTCGGCCAGGGCTTCCAGGTCGAATTAAAGGTCAAGATTTTGCACAATGAAGATATTGACTATCGCAAGAACCTCACCAAAATAGCAGAAAGTAAGGGCGCCCATATCGACGAGGAAACGGGAGATGTGAAGGACGACGTCTTTTTTAACGTGGACGAGTGCCAGAAGACCCTGCAGCTTTTAACGGGCGACACGTACCTGTCCGACATGATCGGGACTCACAATCCTTCTGGCTACTTGGTTTACAAGAGTGCCTCGTCCGGACTAGCAACTTTGGAAGAGATTGCTGCCTTTGCCACGAATGAACTTCGGATGCGTGACCTCGATGCGTTTATCAAGGAGCAGTACCCGCATTCAGTTCTTCGTGAACGTCAGGATTCCAAAGCTCGTTACGAAGTGCCGTCCCAAGGTATTCGTATTTCCCAGATATTTTCGAGtattgaagaaaacaaggagGTCCTCATGTTGGCGGATTACGGTGTCAGCCAAACCAGTCTCGAACAGGTCTTCAACATGCACGCGGCGGAAGCCGAAAAGCTCAAGCAAGGTCGGGACGACTCTTAA